GGGCAGGTTGTTGGTTGCTGCCAGCATCTCGACAATATGACCGCCGGCAGATGCTCCCCACGCTACAAGCTTTCTAGTGTCGAGGTGATACTTACCTGCATTGGCACGGATAAAGCGGATGGCTGCTTTTGCATCGTACAGCGGCTTGGGCCACTTTACCTCATCCGATAGGCGGTAGTTTACTGATACAACTGCATAGCCCTGTGTGGTGGCCTGAAAAATGGATGCTATTGTTTCGGATTGCTTATCGCCGCTCATCCATCCACCGCCGTGGAACAGAATAATGGTTTTGTAAGGTGGGTTGCCCATACTGGGATAGGCTATATCGAGCGTTTGACGGGAGTTCCTATTTCCTGTATAAAGAATATTGAGCGCTGTTTTTGAGAACTGCGACATGTCGACATTACGTTCTTTACTGGAGGTGCTATTTAAAGAAGATTCCCCTAAGGTTGCCTTTTCGATTCTCGAAGAATCGGATACTCTTGGTTTACCTGAATCTCGACATGCATAAAGTGCTGCTGCTAGCATTACAAATAGTACAGCCTGCTTAACGGTAGTCTTGGTTTTCATAACCGAACTGATTAGGTTTAGCATTTTCGCCCAAGACTTATTTACGTTACCTAACCTTCCAAAGTTCTTTGAAGGCTACAAGTTTAATGTTAGGTAAGTGAAACCGTCATAAATACTATGTTCTTAGGTTAGGGCTCGGCATCCCGTATAACAGATCATTCTGCATTCACTTTCTTAGTGCTGCGGAACGGATACTCAGGGTTACACGAAAGGTTTTGCTGTGCCGGAGTGCTTCTGCTGCCGTATTGTGCTGCTCTATGTTCTTCCCCCATCTATTAGGGAACACAGATGCATGTCAACATAACGATGTAACCATCTTTTCAAGCTATTTATTACTTCCAGGAGGAAGTTGGACAGAGTAACGGCTTACCTACAGAATTAGATGACCAACCGTTGCTCCTACTTCCTCAATCAGTTCCTGAGTATTGAGGTAC
This window of the uncultured Acetobacteroides sp. genome carries:
- a CDS encoding alpha/beta hydrolase, whose amino-acid sequence is MKTKTTVKQAVLFVMLAAALYACRDSGKPRVSDSSRIEKATLGESSLNSTSSKERNVDMSQFSKTALNILYTGNRNSRQTLDIAYPSMGNPPYKTIILFHGGGWMSGDKQSETIASIFQATTQGYAVVSVNYRLSDEVKWPKPLYDAKAAIRFIRANAGKYHLDTRKLVAWGASAGGHIVEMLAATNNLPAFEDLSMGNRDASSAVQGVVSWYGIADVSALGDQGTIPANKIMGFDVHANKARTHDASPIQLVTPRFPPILLVHGTNDQIVPYQQSVNMQKRVNEVTGKETAKLVLYKGASHGDGAIKSKSNVAKCLDFVDSILFDGKNPCRNTSYIDVRVR